One Ignavibacteriales bacterium genomic window, AAGGCTTATGTTTTGAATGACAGCAATGAAGTTTTGAACACGTTTGAAATATTAATGGCAAACGTTGCAACAGATTACAGCGGGTTAAGGGCTGTATCATTGTCAGGAGACTCTACTATCGTTGTACCGTATTTCGATATAAGGCAAAATGAGGCTTATTATTTCGATACAGATTGTTTAGTTCAGTACAAATTTGGCGACGACAGATTCAATAAAAAGAACCAGCTAAAAAGATATTTGTTCAGCCCGGAGCCGGTTCTTAGTTTGAATTATTCAAATAACAAAATGTTGTGGAAATACTTTTGGTTAATTTTGTTTGCAGTTTCTTTTATTAGTACATTTATATTGATGATCTTGTTTGTAATAGTAAAATTAAGGACAAGGAAAAGCAAGGTATGATGGGTAATTCTTTAAATACCCATTTGTATTCTGTTACCGGTTGGCGGGGCAACGCAGACAAGTATCTTTCCTACATTCTTGCGATCTATTTGTTTCTTTTGATGTTTGTCGGAAGGTTTGAGGCCACTCAGAAGATCGTTGTTTGGATGGCAGGTCCGCTTTTTGCTATCATTATTTTTTCCAATTACATAAAAAATTATTTCAAACTTCCGAAAGAGGTTATTCTATACGGATTGCTTTGGTTATGGACATTCCCGGGATTTGTTAAGGTTGTTGATGTGGGCGGTTATTTCAGGTATTTCAGGCTGATATTTACGATCCTAATATTCTTCTTTTGTATCCAAGTTGTTATGATAAGAACGGGAAAGATCGAGTTGATATATAAGGTTTTGATACTAATCAGTTTGCTTATATCCTTACACGGTTTGATAATTGGTGACTACTTTTCTAACGCAGCGGATGTAGATAACCCGGAAATTTCAAGGCTTCATGGTCTTATACAAAATGCAAACGGCTTTGCAAGCGTTGCCATTATGGGAATTGGAGGAGTGCTTTTCCTTTGGAGTAACATTAAGTCACTCAATGGAAAGATATTTTCCATTATAATAATTAGCTTTCTCGTATTTACTATAATTCTTACGGCATCACGCAGCGGATTTATCTCGATGCTTACTTTGTTTGTTTGCTGGCTAGTATTTTGTTACTATAAGAATTTTGTCAAGCATAAATTTGTTTACATTTTTCTCATATTGATATTAGTACCTGTACTAAGCATTGGTTATTCTTATCTACTTGAGGAAACATACCTTGGTAAAAGGTTTCAAAATGTCGAAGATAGGGAATTGACGGAGGAAACTCGTTTTCAGCTTTATATGGAGGGGTTTGAAATGTTTAAGCAATCCCCTTTTTACGGAGTTGGATTATCTCAGTTTGTGGTCTATTCTTCGAAACAGGCTATAGCTCATTCCGAATATATGGAACTCCTGGCAACAACAGGGTTAGGAGGGCTTATTTTAATGATTTCTTTTTACTATACGATCCTAAGAAAGAATTATAGGGTAAAAAAAGTTATTTCAGATAAGAATGTACAATACAGGATAAACCTGGGCGGTGCCATAGTTGCTTCCGTAATGGTATTTGGCATCTTCCGGGCAAATTTTCTTGATATTGTTCCGATGCTTCAACTAGCAATGGTTGCGGGCTATTCTAATTTTCTGGTTCACAAGTATAAAGCATATAAATATCTCCAATCATCTTCCAAAAAGTTCTCAGAATAAACCCAGACGGTATTAATTAATTTATGACCATTTGTCATGTTACAAGTATGCATCCGTTTAATGATGATAGGATCTTTGAGAGAGCTTGCAAAGGATTGAATTCTATTGGAGATAAAGTAATATTGATCGCCACACACGATGGTGATATAGTGATAGATGGGATCGGTATCTTGGGTTTAAAAAAAAGGAAGGGGTTATCTAGAAGGATACTTTCCTCTTTTGAGGCGTTTCGAAAAGCAAGAACGGTCAAAGCAGACGTTTTTCATTTTCATGATCCGGACCTAATACCCTGGATGCTTATCCTATCATTTTTAAATAGAAAAGTCGTTTATGATGTGCATGAGAACTATGAATCCCGCGCAGTAAAATTACCTCCACTGTTTTTAAGAAAAGTGTATGCAAAAATTTATAGAAAATTAGAAAATATGCTTTCTTCGGGATTTTCAGGGCTGACAGTTGTTACCCCCAGCATGAAAAACCTTTTTAGAGGAGTCAATAAACCGATCGAAGTAACAGACAATGTTGTATATGTTTCGAGGTTAAAAGATGTTGAATTGCCGGCCGAAAAGAATAAGAAATTAACAATTTATACATCAGGAACGAATTCGAAATACCGGAATTGTCTTCAAACCATCGATGCCCTTCCCCACATTTTAAGGGAGGTCCCGGATATCAGGATGATGTTTGCGGGACGTTATTATCCCGAAGATTACAGATCATTGCTGAATAAAAGGGCCGAAGACCTCGGTGTTTCTGAATATGTCAGCATCGAGGGTATGATGTCGTGGGAAGAAAATTTTAAAAGAACTGCCGGGGCTCATATTGGATGTGTTTTTTATGAAGATAATCTTAACAACAGAGTTACATTGCCAAATAGGTTGTATGAATATATGTTCTGCGGTGTTGCTGTTCTTGGGGAGGATTTTCCGGAGGTTAGAAGGGTCTTAGAGGATTCGGGCGCAGGTTTATGCGTAAACTCTAACTCTCCCGAGAGCATTGCTGGAAAAGCAATTTATATGCTAAAGAATCCGGATGTGATGATAGAAATGGGAAGAAAGGGAAGGGAAGCAGTATTGAAAAAATACAATTTCGAAAATGAGCTTATGAGGTTGGATCAATTTTATAAAAAAATAGCGGGTAATGGCGGACAAGTTGCTTAAATTTCTTGCGGGAAGCAAGAAGCTGAGGAATTTTATGCCTTCCTGGAGCAGGAAACTTGCCAGGAAGATGGTCTCAATCAATAAATATAACCTGCATCTATGGAAGAGTGATAATCCCTTCGTAGGTACCGATAAGGAATGGAGCTATGACGGTGAGAGTAGAATAAAGGTTGGGATAATTTATGATCCGGCGCATTATCATAAGTTTTATATGTCAGCTTGTATCGACATGAAAATATCGTATAGAGTGATCGACATAAGACATTCAAATTGGATCGAAATGGTTAAGAACTGCGAATGCGATGTTATTGTTACATGGGCCTCGGTCTCGACCACAGTATTAAAAGAAATGACAGACGAGAGGCTAAGATTTATTAAAGACGATCTTGGATTCAGGGTATATCCCTCGGTATTTGAAGTATGGTTGTATGAAAACAAAAGGAGAGTGCGAGACTGGCTTATTTTAAATGATATCGATTGTCCGGAGACATGGTGTTTCTATATAGAGGATGAGGCTCTTTCCTTTGTAGAGGAAGCCCAATACCCGATTGTATTCAAAACAGTATTAGGAAGCGCTTCACATGGTGTGAAGATATGTCGCACAAAAGAAGAAGCCCGTGATCTGGTAAAAAAATGTTTCGGTTCAGGTATCGCTGCTGACAGGAGCGATCCTAGAAATAGACAATGGGATTTTGTAATGTTCCAGGAGTATATAGAAACTGCCGTTGAAAAAAGAATGATTAGAGTTGGTAATACATATGCCTGCATCGATAAGATCAAGAAAGGAGATTTTCACAGCGGGTCGGGAATTCAAAGGTGGGGAGAGCCAGGCGATCATTTGCTTGAACTAACACGGAAGATAACCGAGAAAGGAAATTTCACATGTATGGATGTAGATCTTTTCGAAACCAAAGATGGAAGATATCTGGTAAATGAATTACAAACCTTCTTTTACGGCAACTACCCGGTCATTCCGGATACACCGTTAAAGGGAGGATACAGATTTATTAATAATGAATGGAAACTAATTCCCGGGAATTTCAACAGAAATTCTTATTGTAACCTAAGGCTGGAATCTCTATTACAGGAACTTGGTGAAGATAAAGTTGAGCTGTCATCGTGGTATGACCTTCCTGCATATTAAGCAAAAGAAAGATTGTCGTTAAAGGAATTGTATTTTAGAGCTTATGTTCTACCTAAGCTTGCTAAGAAAGAAATCAAATCTGAAGTTGATATCCCTTTTAAAGAAAAGCTGAGGATGTGGAGGAATGGGTTTTTCAGTGCTTCATATGTCCTTTATGATCTAGGAAAAAATGATCTTAAGGATTACCTCTCCGATTATCAGGAAAATATAAAAGCGGTGCGATTAAATAAAGATAACGCTTACCTGCTGGATAACAAGATAAGATTTTATGATTTGATAAAGGGTGATCTACAAGCCCCTGCAGATATTGGTTTGTTAAAAGATGGAGAGATTCATTCCAGTAAGGGTAGAACAAAGAGTGTTTCGGATTTGAAAGATTTATTGGAGAATGGAAA contains:
- a CDS encoding glycosyltransferase, with the translated sequence MTICHVTSMHPFNDDRIFERACKGLNSIGDKVILIATHDGDIVIDGIGILGLKKRKGLSRRILSSFEAFRKARTVKADVFHFHDPDLIPWMLILSFLNRKVVYDVHENYESRAVKLPPLFLRKVYAKIYRKLENMLSSGFSGLTVVTPSMKNLFRGVNKPIEVTDNVVYVSRLKDVELPAEKNKKLTIYTSGTNSKYRNCLQTIDALPHILREVPDIRMMFAGRYYPEDYRSLLNKRAEDLGVSEYVSIEGMMSWEENFKRTAGAHIGCVFYEDNLNNRVTLPNRLYEYMFCGVAVLGEDFPEVRRVLEDSGAGLCVNSNSPESIAGKAIYMLKNPDVMIEMGRKGREAVLKKYNFENELMRLDQFYKKIAGNGGQVA
- a CDS encoding O-antigen ligase family protein, which gives rise to MMGNSLNTHLYSVTGWRGNADKYLSYILAIYLFLLMFVGRFEATQKIVVWMAGPLFAIIIFSNYIKNYFKLPKEVILYGLLWLWTFPGFVKVVDVGGYFRYFRLIFTILIFFFCIQVVMIRTGKIELIYKVLILISLLISLHGLIIGDYFSNAADVDNPEISRLHGLIQNANGFASVAIMGIGGVLFLWSNIKSLNGKIFSIIIISFLVFTIILTASRSGFISMLTLFVCWLVFCYYKNFVKHKFVYIFLILILVPVLSIGYSYLLEETYLGKRFQNVEDRELTEETRFQLYMEGFEMFKQSPFYGVGLSQFVVYSSKQAIAHSEYMELLATTGLGGLILMISFYYTILRKNYRVKKVISDKNVQYRINLGGAIVASVMVFGIFRANFLDIVPMLQLAMVAGYSNFLVHKYKAYKYLQSSSKKFSE